One Serinicoccus chungangensis genomic window carries:
- a CDS encoding TPM domain-containing protein: MSHSTPRSRTLRPGAAGLLAVGAALALAPAVAGSAAAEQPSYLEDAVHDPADVLSDAEEAAATEQIEALREETGLQLFVAYVDTFEDSSGATVGGEEWATLTAEESEMGTGDLLLAVAVDQRAYGVGDAGGTLSPEQVETVQLQDIEPRLAEDDWAGAVEGATAGFAREYAGDSSGGAAGGADDDQVQPTSSGGLGGAFPLLFFAPLVVGGVAMAVRSRQRRPDPGAPVPPRAQGRSLPELHREAAEALVGMDDAVRSAGEELDFARAQFGTQRTEAFGAALERARRSAREAFSLRQQLDDDTEEPESVQRGMLARILELTGTARAELDAQTQEFARLRSLQDRAPQFLAELATRARETRERLPAAEQELRGLAARHPARALATVRGNLAQATNLIDSADGFVTAGRQSLERDDRAAAVAAARAAEESVGQAATLLDQVSTADAELRGAEEAIGAGIASLSADLQDARRLGGSEPTVTQAVHRARAAIEQAQASRDGGDPLRALAELDAAEHDLDALLEPLRESDRHQAKLRGDFEARVSRVGARLRSIDQTVATRRGAVSSGARTRISEALRLYDDAVARATESPTAAMQLLTRAEQLGEQALTEAQRDADQWGGPGGFGGPSSGRGQRGIDPWSLVLGGILSGMGSSHRHSGGWGGGGSFGGGSGGGFGGGSFGGGSFGGGGGGGTFSGGRF; this comes from the coding sequence GTGAGCCACTCGACACCTCGCTCCAGGACGCTGCGCCCGGGAGCGGCGGGGCTCCTCGCCGTGGGGGCCGCGCTGGCCCTGGCCCCGGCGGTCGCGGGCAGCGCCGCCGCGGAGCAGCCGAGCTACCTCGAGGACGCGGTCCACGACCCCGCCGACGTGCTGAGCGACGCGGAGGAGGCCGCCGCCACGGAGCAGATCGAGGCGCTGCGCGAGGAGACCGGGCTGCAGCTGTTCGTGGCCTACGTCGACACCTTCGAGGACTCCTCCGGCGCCACGGTCGGCGGTGAGGAGTGGGCCACCCTCACGGCCGAGGAGTCCGAGATGGGCACCGGCGACCTGCTGCTGGCCGTCGCCGTGGACCAGCGCGCCTACGGCGTCGGCGACGCCGGTGGCACCCTCTCCCCGGAACAGGTCGAGACCGTGCAGCTGCAGGACATCGAGCCGCGCCTGGCCGAGGACGACTGGGCGGGGGCCGTCGAGGGGGCCACCGCGGGCTTCGCCCGCGAGTATGCCGGCGACTCCTCGGGCGGCGCCGCCGGCGGCGCGGACGACGACCAGGTCCAGCCCACCTCCTCCGGCGGGCTGGGCGGCGCGTTCCCGCTGCTGTTCTTCGCCCCGCTCGTGGTGGGCGGGGTCGCGATGGCCGTCCGGAGCCGGCAGCGACGCCCGGACCCGGGCGCCCCCGTGCCGCCCCGCGCCCAGGGGCGCAGCCTGCCCGAGCTGCACCGCGAGGCCGCCGAGGCGCTGGTGGGGATGGACGACGCGGTGCGCTCGGCGGGCGAGGAGCTCGACTTCGCCCGGGCCCAGTTCGGCACCCAGCGGACCGAGGCCTTCGGCGCCGCGCTGGAGCGGGCCCGGCGGTCCGCCCGGGAGGCCTTCAGCCTGCGCCAGCAGCTGGACGACGACACCGAGGAGCCGGAGAGCGTCCAGCGCGGCATGCTCGCCCGCATCCTCGAGCTGACCGGGACCGCCCGGGCCGAGCTGGACGCGCAGACCCAGGAGTTCGCGCGGCTGCGCTCGCTGCAGGACCGCGCGCCGCAGTTCCTCGCCGAGCTCGCCACCCGCGCCCGGGAGACGCGCGAGCGGCTCCCCGCCGCCGAGCAGGAGCTGCGCGGTCTCGCCGCCCGCCACCCGGCCAGGGCCCTGGCGACGGTGCGCGGCAACCTGGCCCAGGCGACCAACCTGATCGACTCCGCCGACGGCTTCGTCACGGCCGGCCGGCAGTCGCTGGAGCGCGACGACCGCGCCGCGGCGGTCGCGGCGGCGCGCGCCGCGGAGGAGTCCGTCGGCCAGGCCGCGACCCTGCTCGACCAGGTCTCCACGGCCGACGCCGAGCTGCGCGGGGCCGAGGAGGCCATCGGCGCCGGCATCGCCTCGCTGTCGGCCGACCTGCAGGACGCCCGCCGGCTGGGCGGGTCCGAGCCGACGGTGACCCAGGCCGTCCACCGGGCGCGGGCCGCCATCGAGCAGGCCCAGGCCAGCCGCGACGGCGGCGACCCGTTGCGTGCCCTCGCCGAGCTCGACGCGGCCGAGCACGACCTCGACGCCCTGCTCGAGCCCCTGCGCGAGTCGGACCGCCACCAGGCCAAGCTGCGCGGCGACTTCGAGGCGAGGGTGAGCCGGGTCGGGGCACGGCTGCGCAGCATCGACCAGACCGTCGCGACCCGTCGTGGCGCGGTGAGCAGCGGTGCCCGCACCCGCATCTCGGAGGCGCTGCGGCTCTACGACGACGCGGTCGCCCGCGCGACGGAGTCGCCGACCGCGGCCATGCAGCTGCTCACCCGGGCCGAGCAGCTCGGCGAGCAGGCGCTCACCGAGGCGCAGCGCGACGCCGACCAGTGGGGCGGCCCGGGCGGGTTCGGCGGCCCGTCCTCGGGCCGTGGGCAGCGGGGCATCGACCCCTGGTCGCTCGTGCTGGGCGGCATCCTCTCCGGCATGGGCAGCTCGCACCGGCACAGCGGGGGCTGGGGCGGGGGCGGGTCGTTCGGCGGCGGGAGCGGTGGCGGCTTCGGGGGAGGGTCCTTCGGGGGCGGCTCCTTCGGTGGCGGCGGAGGAGGGGGGACGTTCTCGGGAGGCCGGTTCTGA
- the mfd gene encoding transcription-repair coupling factor yields MPLAPLLAALRTQAEVAAVLEARTRGEQAVEVSAAPGLHPALVALLATRADEGAGPTGADPAPPLLAVTATGREADDLVGVLGELLPGGPDVVAGFPSWETLPHERLSPRSDTVGHRLATLRRLAHPDLSGQDPATGPVRVVVASVRALLQPLVRGLGELVPVALRPGEDRPLTDVVEALAAAAYTRVDMVERRGEFAVRGGILDVFPPTEEHPVRVEFWGDTVEEVRWFKVADQRSLEMAGHGLYAPPCREVLITDAVRARAAELVDVLPGAEDMLAKIAEGIAVEGMESLAPALVEGMETLVDVLPDGAGVVVLDPERVRTRAHDLVRTSEEFMQAGWAAAAGGGAAVPIDLQQVLGTASSWSLAEMRGHALGSGRPWWSLSAFAADESLEEFVDATSGEPSGGDGEPALHTLDVPSAPATAYRSDVDAIVADARGWLARGRPVVVALDGPGLARRVGEVLTEHEVAHQVLERLDALGEGPLPTDRVVVSTGRVGHGFLLGEDGLVLLGESDLTGQQGTGGSTKDMRRMPSRRRQQVDPLQLRPGDHVVHEQHGVGRFVEMAQRQVQGATREYVVLEYAPSKRGHPGDRLYLPTDQLDQLTKYVGGEAPTLHRLGGADWQKTKSRARKHVRQIAAELIRLYSARQATQGHAFGPDSPWQRELEDAFAFVETPDQLVSIEEVKADMEKTVPMDRLISGDVGYGKTEIAVRAAFKAIQDGKQVAVLVPTTLLVQQHFQTFSERYAQFPVTVRALSRFQSDKQAKEVVDGIKDGSVDLVIGTHRILGSTVRFKDLGLVIIDEEQRFGVEHKEQLKALRTDVDVLAMSATPIPRTLEMAITGIREMSTLATPPEERHPVLTFVGGYDEKQIAAAVRRELLREGQVFFVHNKVSSIEKVASRLRDLVPEARVETAHGQMGEHRLEQVVLDFWERRFDVLVCTTIVETGLDISNANTLIVDRADSFGLSQLHQLRGRVGRGRERAYAYFLYPPEKPLTETAVDRLQTIAAHTDLGAGIAVAMKDLEIRGAGNLLGGEQSGHIEGVGFDLYVRLVGEAVSAFKGEGQAPPAEVKIELPVDAHLPHDYVPGERLRLEAYRKLAQVGDEEGLELIREELVDRYGAPPPPVQTLLEVARLRTVARAAGISDIAVQGQLVRFAPVENLRDSQQLRLTRVYKGTIIKPALRQILVPVPKTAPVGGKPLRDQDILDWASQLIHAVLLDDIAAASAT; encoded by the coding sequence ATGCCGCTCGCCCCCCTCCTCGCCGCCCTGCGCACCCAGGCGGAGGTCGCCGCCGTGCTCGAGGCGCGGACCCGCGGCGAGCAGGCCGTGGAGGTGTCCGCCGCGCCGGGGCTGCACCCGGCGCTGGTGGCGCTGCTCGCGACGCGCGCGGACGAGGGCGCCGGCCCCACCGGGGCGGACCCCGCCCCGCCGCTGCTGGCGGTCACGGCGACCGGCCGCGAGGCCGACGACCTGGTCGGGGTGCTGGGCGAGCTGCTGCCCGGTGGGCCCGACGTGGTGGCCGGCTTCCCCAGCTGGGAGACGCTGCCGCACGAGCGGCTCAGCCCGCGCTCGGACACCGTCGGCCACCGGCTGGCCACGCTGCGCCGGCTCGCGCACCCGGACCTCTCCGGGCAGGACCCTGCCACCGGTCCGGTCCGCGTCGTGGTCGCGAGCGTCCGTGCCCTCCTGCAGCCGCTCGTCCGAGGCCTGGGCGAGCTCGTCCCCGTGGCGCTGCGCCCGGGCGAGGACCGCCCGCTCACCGACGTCGTCGAGGCGCTGGCGGCGGCGGCCTACACCCGGGTCGACATGGTCGAGCGGCGCGGCGAGTTCGCGGTGCGCGGCGGCATCCTCGACGTCTTCCCGCCCACCGAGGAGCACCCGGTCCGGGTGGAGTTCTGGGGCGACACGGTCGAGGAGGTGCGCTGGTTCAAGGTCGCCGACCAGCGCAGCCTGGAGATGGCGGGGCACGGGCTCTACGCCCCGCCGTGCCGTGAGGTGCTCATCACCGACGCGGTGCGGGCCCGCGCCGCGGAGCTCGTGGACGTCCTGCCGGGCGCCGAGGACATGCTCGCCAAGATCGCCGAGGGCATCGCGGTGGAGGGGATGGAGTCGCTCGCCCCCGCGCTCGTGGAGGGCATGGAGACCCTGGTCGACGTGCTGCCCGACGGGGCGGGCGTGGTGGTGCTCGACCCGGAGCGGGTGCGGACCCGCGCCCACGACCTGGTGCGCACGAGCGAGGAGTTCATGCAGGCCGGGTGGGCTGCCGCGGCCGGGGGCGGCGCGGCCGTCCCGATCGACCTGCAGCAGGTGCTCGGGACGGCCTCCTCCTGGTCGCTGGCCGAGATGCGCGGCCACGCGCTGGGCTCCGGCCGCCCGTGGTGGTCGTTGTCGGCCTTCGCCGCCGACGAGTCCCTCGAGGAGTTCGTGGACGCGACCTCGGGCGAGCCGTCCGGCGGCGACGGCGAGCCGGCCCTGCACACCCTGGACGTGCCCTCGGCCCCGGCGACGGCCTACCGCAGCGACGTGGACGCCATCGTCGCGGACGCCCGCGGGTGGCTCGCCCGGGGCCGCCCGGTCGTCGTCGCGCTGGACGGTCCCGGTCTGGCCCGGCGGGTCGGCGAGGTGCTGACCGAGCACGAGGTGGCCCACCAGGTGCTCGAGCGGCTCGACGCGCTGGGGGAGGGCCCCCTGCCGACCGACCGGGTCGTCGTGAGCACCGGGCGGGTGGGGCACGGCTTCCTCCTCGGCGAGGACGGGCTCGTGCTGCTGGGGGAGTCCGACCTCACCGGCCAGCAGGGCACCGGCGGCAGCACCAAGGACATGCGCCGGATGCCCTCGCGCCGTCGCCAGCAGGTCGACCCGCTGCAGCTGCGCCCGGGCGACCACGTGGTGCACGAGCAGCACGGCGTGGGCCGCTTCGTCGAGATGGCGCAGCGTCAGGTGCAGGGCGCGACCCGCGAGTACGTCGTCCTGGAGTACGCCCCGTCCAAGCGCGGTCATCCCGGGGACCGCCTCTACCTGCCGACCGACCAGCTGGACCAGCTGACGAAGTACGTCGGCGGCGAGGCGCCCACGCTGCACCGCCTGGGCGGTGCCGACTGGCAGAAGACCAAGTCCCGCGCCCGCAAGCACGTCCGGCAGATCGCCGCCGAGCTCATCCGCCTCTACTCCGCGCGCCAGGCGACGCAGGGGCACGCCTTCGGCCCGGACAGCCCCTGGCAGCGCGAGCTGGAGGACGCCTTCGCCTTCGTCGAGACCCCGGACCAGCTGGTCTCCATCGAGGAGGTGAAGGCGGACATGGAGAAGACCGTGCCCATGGACCGCCTCATCAGCGGCGACGTCGGCTACGGCAAGACCGAGATCGCGGTGCGCGCCGCCTTCAAGGCGATCCAGGACGGCAAGCAGGTCGCGGTGCTCGTGCCGACGACGCTGCTCGTCCAGCAGCACTTCCAGACCTTCTCCGAGCGGTATGCGCAGTTCCCCGTCACCGTGCGGGCGCTGTCGCGCTTCCAGAGCGACAAGCAGGCCAAGGAGGTCGTCGACGGGATCAAGGACGGCTCGGTCGACCTCGTCATCGGGACCCACCGGATCCTCGGCTCGACGGTGCGCTTCAAGGACCTCGGCCTCGTCATCATCGACGAGGAGCAGCGCTTCGGGGTCGAGCACAAGGAGCAGCTCAAGGCCCTGCGCACGGACGTCGACGTGCTCGCCATGTCGGCGACGCCGATCCCGCGCACGCTGGAGATGGCCATCACCGGGATCCGGGAGATGTCCACCCTGGCGACCCCGCCCGAGGAGCGCCACCCGGTGCTCACCTTCGTCGGGGGCTACGACGAGAAGCAGATCGCCGCGGCGGTCCGCCGGGAGCTGCTGCGCGAGGGCCAGGTGTTCTTCGTGCACAACAAGGTGAGCTCGATCGAGAAGGTCGCCTCCCGGCTGCGGGACCTCGTGCCGGAGGCGCGCGTCGAGACGGCCCACGGGCAGATGGGCGAGCACCGGCTGGAGCAGGTCGTGCTCGACTTCTGGGAGCGCCGCTTCGACGTCCTCGTATGCACGACCATCGTCGAGACCGGCCTGGACATCTCCAACGCCAACACCCTCATCGTGGACCGCGCGGACTCCTTCGGCCTCTCCCAGCTGCACCAGCTGCGCGGGCGGGTCGGCCGTGGTCGGGAGCGGGCCTACGCCTACTTCCTCTACCCCCCGGAGAAGCCGCTGACCGAGACGGCCGTGGACCGGCTGCAGACGATCGCCGCGCACACCGACCTCGGGGCCGGCATCGCGGTAGCGATGAAGGACCTCGAGATCCGCGGCGCCGGCAACCTCCTCGGTGGCGAGCAGTCCGGGCACATCGAGGGCGTCGGCTTCGACCTCTACGTCCGGCTCGTCGGCGAGGCCGTGTCGGCCTTCAAGGGCGAGGGCCAGGCGCCCCCCGCCGAGGTCAAGATCGAGCTCCCCGTCGACGCCCACCTGCCGCACGACTACGTGCCGGGGGAGCGGTTGCGGCTCGAGGCCTACCGCAAGCTCGCCCAGGTGGGCGACGAGGAAGGGCTGGAGCTCATCCGCGAGGAGCTGGTGGACCGCTACGGCGCGCCGCCGCCTCCGGTGCAGACCCTGCTCGAGGTGGCGCGGCTGCGGACGGTCGCCCGCGCCGCGGGCATCAGCGACATCGCCGTGCAGGGCCAGCTCGTCCGGTTCGCGCCCGTGGAGAACCTGCGGGACAGCCAGCAGCTGCGGCTCACCCGGGTCTACAAGGGCACGATCATCAAGCCCGCGCTGCGCCAGATCCTCGTGCCCGTGCCCAAGACCGCCCCGGTCGGCGGCAAGCCGCTGCGCGACCAGGACATCCTCGACTGGGCCTCCCAGCTGATCCACGCGGTCCTGCTCGACGACATCGCCGCCGCCAGCGCCACCTGA